The genomic DNA CTGAGGTTTGTCCTGGTGGTTGTGCGGTCGCGGTCGGCTTTGCTGCCGGGGGCGGGATCCGCACCACGGCCACCGACTGGCCGGTCTGCGCGTGGCCAACCCGCTCGAGTCGGCCGGTGATGCGGAGCCACGGCACGGTGAGCACCCGCGCGGCGAGCACCCCGCCGAGCCGCGCAGGACTCCAGCGCAGGTGCGCGCGGAGCGAACGTTCGTTGCCGGCCACGACGCCGAGCGCAATCCGCTCGACGCCTTCGCGGTGCAGCTCGCGGCCGACAAACGACAGCAGCCGGGTGTAGACTCCGTCGCCGCGGTGCGGCGGGGTCACCACCGCGGCGTAGATCCAGCGGTCGCGGTCCGCGAGCGTCATTGTCAGTGCGATTTCGGGGTCGTGGTACTCGCCGGCCGCCACCCACACGCAGGCGATCGGCGAGCCCTCGCGGATCACAATCGCCGCGCGACGCGAGTGGGCGTCCCAAGCGGCGTAGTTTTCGGCGTCCGCCACCCCGTACAGCAGCCCGGCTTCTTCAAGCGAGCCGACCCAGCGGATCGCCTCCTCGGGCGGGCCGGCGGGCAGGTCGTCGCGATCGAGGAAACGTGTGGTCGGGATGGCGAGCACCGCGAACGGTCGGATCCTGATCAGCCACGCCGGGGTGCAACGAGCGATCTGTTTTGCCGACCGGTAGACAAACCGGGTGAAGGACATTGGGGAGCGGGGAGTCGATGGGAAGAGGCAACCGAGGACTAAGTGAAGCCTAGCACGGCCCCACCAAGCCGTAGGCTTACTCGGGGTAAAGCCCGCCCGCAACACCTTCCAGCGGGTTCGCGGACGCCGTCGTTCAAGTGGTTTTGCCGACGTCGCGGCGGGCGCCAGCGGTGGCGTGCAGAAGCCTCGATCACCACTGGTACTCGAACGAGGCGTTGAGCCCCTGCGCCCAGAAGTCGGTCCGCGAGAGCGCGAACGCGGGGACGGCCGGTCCGGCCAGCACGCCGCCGCCAAGCTGCGACGGGTTCACGTTGGTGTCGATCAGCGGCGCCAGCCGCACGACGCTGTCCCAGTAGAAGAACGTGTACCCCAGGCCCACCCGCGTGTGTGTGCCGATTTGGCGCTCGAGGTTGACTCCGAGTTCACCGCTGAAGGAATCGTCGTTGAACTCGCGGTAGGCGCTGTTGGTGGGCTGGCC from Posidoniimonas polymericola includes the following:
- a CDS encoding GNAT family N-acetyltransferase, with amino-acid sequence MSFTRFVYRSAKQIARCTPAWLIRIRPFAVLAIPTTRFLDRDDLPAGPPEEAIRWVGSLEEAGLLYGVADAENYAAWDAHSRRAAIVIREGSPIACVWVAAGEYHDPEIALTMTLADRDRWIYAAVVTPPHRGDGVYTRLLSFVGRELHREGVERIALGVVAGNERSLRAHLRWSPARLGGVLAARVLTVPWLRITGRLERVGHAQTGQSVAVVRIPPPAAKPTATAQPPGQTSDPEPAEPTNA